The DNA region TACATAACGGTGTATCGCTAACACTAGAAAAAAGTATTCATTATGATTGTTATATCGAGCCACTGATAAAATTAAAGAAAACCTCATCTTTTGAAAGAGTAACAACCCTACTATCAGTGTTAAATAAATTTTTCAATGATACTCAACTGTACAATGAAGTTTTTATGTACCATCCTCACAGAAATGTGACAAAACTGATTGATTTTTTAGAAGGTCAAAACGAGAAATCTCTTTCTAGTTGTGCTAAAGCCTTAAACATGAGTGAATCCACATTAAAGCGCTGGATAAAGAATGAATTAAACACTACTTTTACTGACCTGTATCGCCAGGTTAGGTTGAAAAAAGCACAAAACTTACTTGCCTGTTCACAAATACCTATCCCAATCATTGCCGAACAAAGTGGTTTTAATAGTATTAGATCTTTTAATGATGCTTTTAAAATAAGTTTAAAAATGACTCCGATTCAATTTCGCAATAAATATAAATGGAGAAAATCTAACACTGTAACTTTTCGTGAAGTTAAATAGTGTAATAATTTAATGTTTTTTGGTTGTAACTTATTTATATATAATATATTTTCATGTTTTTAAACATTGTCTAACATTCTTTAGCAAGTAAATACCTAATTCTCAGTCCTTGTTAATATTACTGAACAAATATATCTGATATCTATCACTACCAATCATTTTACCTCATTAGAAAGGTGGGGCGAAACATGTGGTGACGTGTAAATTTTAAGGAACCACTACCCGCGAATTCAACTCCGAAAATACAGACAACGCCTTTTCTTCTTCGGAATTGCCAAGGCTTTTACTGAAAGATGCCGTAGTCGAGATAAGCCGTGCTTGGGCATCCATATTCTCCACAGCATTAGGGAGCAGACAGATACGAGTTACACCTCGGCCTTGTTTTGTAAGCTTTGGGGCAGTGCCTGTAACTGGGATGCTGCATTGCCACTGGGAGCTATGATGCTATGTTTGAAATATTTCTCAATATTGGCGGCGGTTATCTCAGTGGTGTGCGGGTTATACATGCTGTATAGACCTTATGTCGCGAGAACAAGGTCATCTACTTCTTTTCTTTTCCAATACACACATTTTAGGTCATTTCGTTTTAAACAGATTGCCGCGCCAGTGGCAATGTAATGCCAGTTTGGTGTCAGCGTGATGGGTAGCGCGACAGGCATTGCGCTACCACCTTAACAGACTCAAGGCGGCAATATTCCTCATCAGTAAGGGGCGTGCGGAGTTATCGCAGTTGCATCAGCAGCAGCGTAGGCGTATATTCGTTTTTATTTAATTGCCTAGGCAAATATTCGCATGGCATACTTTACCGCCGACAAGATAGAACAAACCCAATTTTCGCTGGGTCACCTGTTGCATCTGGTGAACCAATACAAAGACCGGGTACTCACCCGGCACTTATTGCCGCTGGATATCACGGCGCAACAGTTCAGAGTGATGATGTTGCTCCACCGCGATCATGTTGAAAGCTGCCAAGTGCTGAGCCAGCGTCTTTCTATTGATGGCGGCGCGATTACTCGCATGTTAGATCGGCTGGAACAGAAACAGCTACTACAGCGGGTACGACATGACGATGACCGGCGACGCATTGCACTGCAACTTACCGACAGTGGCCATGCTTTGTGTCAGCAGATGCCAGAAGTGATTGCCGAAGAGTTGAACGAATTCACCCAGGGACTGGATGACCAAGACATTGCACAGTTGGAACACTTGCTGCGCAAAATTCTTATCGCCGGTGGTGTGCTGGAGCCGCAACCGGAATAACCCTTTATCTGAATATCGAACGAGACATTTCATTTATGGTTGAGCAAACAACAGACAAACAGCCAGCAGCACCTTCCTCGGCAAAACCCAGCAAACGTAAGACATACCTGTTGGGATTGTTGCTGGTTGCTGCCGCAACAGGCATTGGGGCATACGTCTACCATCAGGAATATGGCCGGTTTTATGAGGACACTGATGACGCTTATGTCCAAGGTAATCTTATCTCTATTGCCCCTAAAATTGCTGGGACGGTAACTCAAGTCTTTGCCGACGAAGGGGATTATGTGGAGAAAGGGCAGACGCTGGTAAAGCTGGATCCCAGTGATGCTAGGATTGCACTGGACAGCGCCGAAGCAAGCCTAGCCAATGTGGTGCGTCAGACTCGTGGTTTGTATAACGATGTCGACAACTACCAGGCTCAGGTGCAGGTGCAGGAAGTCAATTACCGGCAGGCGCAAGCCGATTATCAGCGGCGGGTTAAACTGGCGAAAAGTAAGCTGATCTCTGATGAAGAAGTCATCCATTACCATGACAGCCTGAAAGCCGCCGAGAATCAGTTAACCGCGGTAAAACAGGCTCTGAACGCTAAGCTGGCACTCACCGAAGGTGTCACTATTGCCAATCATCCGGCGATTAAGAGTGCGATTGCCCAGTTGCAGAATGCCTATCTTAACTTGCAGTACACCCAGATTAAGGCACCAGAGTCTGGCTATATTGCCAAACGTGCGGTGCAGGTTGGGCAACAGTTGACCGTTGGCAATGCGTTATTGGTGGTGGTGCCATTGCAGCAGGTTTGGATTGACGCCAATTTTAAAGAAAGCCAGATGGCGGATATGCGCATTGGTCAGCCGGTGGATATCGTGGCGGATCTCTATGGTGATGATGTGCATTTTAATGGGCATATCGCTAGCCTAGGGCTTGGTACCGGCAGTGCCTTTGCGTTGTTACCGGAACAAAATGCCACTGGCAACTGGATCAAAATCGTGCGGCGTCTGCCGGTGCGGGTCGTGCTGGATGATGTGCAGCAGCTTAAGCAACATCCGTTGCGTATTGGGCTGTCAACGTTAGTGACTGTGCACCTCAAGGATGAAAATGGTCCATTGCTGGCGCAAACACCAGTGACTAAGCCGCGTTTCAGCACCGATATTTACGACGATCAACTGCAACATGCCCATAAACTGGTTAACCAGATCCTTCAGGAAAATGGTATCAACCTTGATGTAGCCGTCACCGCTGAAAGTAAGGGCAACTAACGGATGAGCAACTATCAGTTCCGGCCGCAGAGTTTGGCGCTGGCGACACTGGGATTGTCGTTGGCGACCTTCATGCAGGTACTGGATACCACCATTGCCAACGTGGCATTGCCCACCATTGCGGGTAACCTCGGGGTATCATCAGATCAAAGTACCTGGGTGATCACTTCTTTTGCGGTCTGTAATGCGATTGCGCTGCCGTTGACCGGCTGGGTATCGCGTACGATTGGCGAAACCAAGCTGTTTCTTATCTCAGTGATCATGTTTGCGATTACCTCGTTCCTGTGTGGTATCGCGCAGTCAATGAATGAGCTGATCCTGTTTCGGGCATTGCAGGGGTTTTTCTCAGGGCCGTTGTTCCCGATGTCACAGACGCTGATGATGGCGATTTTCCCGCGAGATAAGCGGGGGTTAGCACTAGCGTTGATCGGCATGGTGACTGTGGTTGCGCCGATCGTTGGGCCAATAACCGGCGGCTGGATCACCGATAATTACTCTTGGCGCTGGATCTTTTATATCAATGTTCCCATTGGGATTTTTGCTGCATTGCTGGTGTTTATTCAACTCCGTGGTCGCCAAGAAGACACGGTGCGCAACCCCATCGATTTTGGCGGGCTGTCGCTGCTGGTCATTGGCGTCGGAGCATTGCAGATCATGTTGGATAAAGGCAATGACCTCGATTGGTTCTCGTCCAATTTTATTGTGTCATTGGGACTGATATCGCTGGTGTCGCTGGTCGCTTTTGTTATCTGGGAGCTCACCAGTGATCATCCTATTGTGAATCTGTCGCTGTTCCGTGACCGTAACTTTACTGCGGGTACCATTGCGCTGGTGCTGGGCTACGCGGCCTTTTTTGCTATCGCGCTTATCTTGCCTCAGTGGTTGCAAATCAACATGGGCTATACCGCCATCTGGGCGGGATTAGCGGTAGCACCAATGGGCGTTATTCCGCTATTAACGTCGCCACTGATGGGAAAATATGCGCACAAGTTTGATCTACGGCTGCTGGTGACGGGGTCCTTCATTGTGATGGGGGCGTCTAGTTTTATGCGGGCCGGCTTTAATTTGCAGGTGGATTTTGCCACGGTGGCGTTAGTGCAGTTATTTATGGGCATCGGCGTGGTGTTGTTTTTCATGCCGCTGACCACCATTTTAATGTCAAATCTGGAACACCATGAGATTGCCGATGGTTCTGGGCTTGCCACTTTCCTGCGGGTGTTGGGGGCAGTTTTGCTTCGTCGCTCAGTATCTGGTTGTGGGATCGGCGCGAAATATTCCATCGGGCGCAGCTCAACGAAAATATCAGTTTGTTAAATGATAAAGCACAGCATTATTTACAGCAGCTGGGCGGGGTTACCCAAAGTAATCTGGCACAAGTTGAACGCTTGCTGCAACAGCAGGCGGTAATGATGTCAACCATCGACTACTTCACGCTGCTGGGCTGGATGTTTGCGGGGTTGATAGTGATTATCTGGTTTGCTAAACCACCTTTCTTTCATAGTCATTAAGCGTTAGTACCAAGGACGGTACACATCTGCTAACGAAGTTTAGCTGACAAAATATTGTATAAAATATGTGATTTATGTTAATGAATAGCTGATTCTTTCAGTAATAAATTCAATAACAAAACTCATGAATATCTATAAATCTCTACTATGTGTTGCGCCCTTGCTACTGGGTCTTGGTGGTTGTGCCGCTTCTGGCACTGCCACAGACAGCAGCGCTGCACTCACCCTCAAACGTATTTATCAAGATAAAGCATTCAAACTGCAACGTGCGCCTTACTTTCGTTGGCTGGATGATGGCAGTGGTTATACCGTGCTGGAGCCCCGCGATAAACAAGCCGACGCCAAGCCCAACGTAGCTGAAGAAGAACACGGCGTCAAAGGTAGCGACATCGTGTTTTATCAAGCCGATGGTAGCGGTCGAAAGGTGTTGGTGTCGCTGGAACAATTAACGCCAAAGGGGGCCAAAGAGGCGCTCACCATTGAAGATTATCAGTGGTCAGATGATGGTCAATGGTTGCTGGTGTTCACCAATGGACAAAAGGTATGGCGCAGCCGTTCCCGCGGTGATTTCTGGGTGTTAAATCTCAAGAGCAACACATTGTACCAATTGGGCGGTGCACAACCCGCGGCTAAAAAGCTGATGTTTGCTAAATTCTCGCCCGACAGTAAACGCGTGGCGTATGTTCAAGATAACAATATCTACCTAGAGGCGCTGGGCAGCAGCAAGGTAACGCAGCTCACTCATGATGGCAGCGATACCTTAATCACCGGCCATTTTGATTGGGTCTATGAAGAGGAATTCAGCATCAAGGATGGTTTCCTCTGGAGCCCTGACAGCCAGAATATCGCCTATTGGCAGCTCGATAGCAGCGGCGTGAAGTTATTCACCATGATCAACAACACCGCCGGGCTGTATCCAACGATTACCCAGTTCCCTTATCCGAAAGCCGGTGAACAGAATTCCGCCGTGCGTATTGGGGTGGTGAATGTTAAGGACGGCAAAACCCGCTGGGCACCTTTGCCGGGGGATAACCGTGACCGCTATGTGCCGCGCATTAGTTGGGCTGGCACCAGTGAAGCGGTGTTGATCCAAGATGTGAATCGGCCACAGAACACCAATGTATTGCGCTTGTTTGACTGGCAAAAGCAGCAACTGCACACCATTATGACCGAACATGATGCGGCGTTTTTGGAGTGGTTTTATCCAGCCGAGTGGGAAAAAGACGGCAGTCATTTTATCTGGCACAGTGAACGTGACGGTTGGCGCCACCTGTATCGAGTTTCCCGCGACGGCAAAAGCGTGGTCGATTTAACGCCGGGTAACTATGATGTGGTCGAACTGCTGACCTTAAATGAAGCCACCAACAGTCTCTATTTCACCGCCTCACCCGATCATCCAGAAGCACGCTATCTGTTTAAGGCCAGTCTCGATGGCAGCGGCCAAGTGACCCGCATTACTCCAGAACAATTTAGCGGCAATAACCGTTACTACATTGCCAAAGATGGCAGCCTAGCGATGCACACTCACAGCCGCTTTGATGTGCCGCCTTCCAGCGAAATCATCAAAGTCGATGGTCATAAAACCATTAAAGCGCTGACCGATAATGCAGAGCTAAAGGCTAAACTCGCCAAACTGGATCTACCGCAACATCAGTTTTTCCAGGTCAAAGCGCGTGATGGCGTGGTGCTGGATGGTTGGGTGATGTTGCCGCCGCATATGGATAAATCCAAAAAATACCCGATTATTTTTTATGTCTACGGCGAACCTTGGGGCTCAACGGTGCAAGACGCCTGGGGCGGCGATAACTATTTGTGGTCCAGCATGATGGCGCAGCATGGTTTTATCATGGTGTCGGTGGATAACCGTGGCACCCGTGCGCCTAAGGGCCGTGATTGGCGTAAATCCATCTATAAGAAAATTGGCACAGTGACTGTGCGCGATCAGGTGGATGCGCTGGATGCCATGGCTAAACGCTGGCCGCAAATCGATACTGCGCGCGTGGGTGTTTGGGGGCATTCCGGTGGTGGTAGCTCAACGCTGAACTTGCTGTTCCGTCATGGTGATAAATTTAAGGTCGGCGCTGCATTTGCGCCAGTGGCGGATATCCGGCTGTATGACTCAATTTACCAGGAGCGTTACTCAGGCAATCCGAATACAGATCCCGCAAGCTATACCCAGAGTTCACCCATCAGCTTTGCCAAAAATCTCACTGGCAAGTTGCTGCTGGTGCACGGCACCGGTGATGACAATGTGCATTATCAGGGCACTGAAGAGCTGATCAACGAGCTGGTGAAATACAACAAGCAGTTTGAGTTTATGTCATACCCAAACCGCACCCACGCGCTTAAAGAAGGTGAGGGGACAAGCTTGCACCTGCAAACATTGAAGACCCGCTTCTTCGAAAAATATCTGTTGCAACCCACTCACTAGCGGGACACAGTAATCGCCAAAAGCAGTGCCGATGGGTGCTGCTTTTTCTTTTAACCAGATAGTTATCTAATCACTAACCACAGATGTTCCAGCGATGACTCTGGTGACTTTGGCGGTACTGTTGCTGGCGATTGTTCGTCGTCGACAGTGCCTGTCGCCTGCTGACAATAATGATGCAGTGTGGCGTCTGCTAGGGTAAAAATGTCCCATCAGTACTTTTTGGCCGATGCTAATGATGTTGAGCGTTTATGAATATCGGTTGAATTGGCATTTTTAGTGATCAATATCACATTTAATATTAGTCATTTATCAATATGCGACATCTTTACCACTATAGCTAAGACAAAATGACTCATAGCAAATTTGTTAATAAATGGAGTTAAAATCTAAAATTAAGATATAAACAGTTTAATATTCTTAAATAAAACTATTTATCTATGTTTGATTCTGTCAAAAATCATATGTGATCAATGTCACTTGTCGTTATTTGTTATCTATTTTCCATTTGCGGATAATTAGATCACGGATAGTGGCGCTATTGGCTGCTTTCCGAACGGGTGGTCTGCGGACTGCCAATCGTACTCATAACAACAAGTGTGAGATCTCCTATGAACAGACGACAGTTTTTCAAACTGTGTGCAGCCGGGGCGGCAACTTCAGCGATTTCTGCGCTGGGGTTGATGTCTGACAAGGCCTATGCCGCAGTGCGAGAGTTCAAGCTGCTCAGAGCCAAAGAAACCCGCAATAATTGCCCTTATTGCTCAGTGGGTTGTGGCCTGTTGATGTACAGTCAAAACAGCGGCGGCAAAAACTCAGAACATGCAATTTTCCATATCGAAGGTGATTCAGACCATCCAGTAAGTCGTGGCGCATTATGCCCGAAAGGTGCTGGTCTGGTGGACTATGTTAACAGTCCTCACCGTCTGCAATATCCAGAGTATCGTGCTGCCGGTAGCAATAAATGGCAGCGTATCAGTTGGGATGAAGCGTTCAAACGCATTGCCCGCCTGATGAAGCAGGATCGCGATGCCAACCTGTTGCAGAAAGATGCTATGGGTGTCACCGTCAACCGTTGGCTCACTACCGGGATGATGACTTCGTCCGGTATGTCGAACGAAAGCGGTATTGCGACCCAGAAATTCGCCCGTGCTCTTGGCATGGTCGCGATCGATACTATTGCGCGTAACTGACACTCCCCAACGGTAGCAAGTCTTGCTCCAACATTTGGGCGTGGTGCCATGACCAACCACTGGATCGATATCAAGAATTCCAATGTGATCGTGATTATGGGCGGTAATGCTGCGGAAGCACATCCTGTCGGTTTCGGCTGGGTGACAGAAGCGATGCAACACAATAATGCCAAATTAATCGTGGTCGATCCCCGTTTTAACCGTAGTGCCGCATTGGCCGATCACTATGCACCCATACGTTCCGGTACGGACATCGCGTTCCTGCTGGGGGTTATCCGTTATCTGATCGACACCAAACAGGTGAACTACGACTACGTGAAAGCGTATACCAACGCCAGTTATATCATCCGCGAAGACTTTGATTTCCATGATGGTCTGTTCAGCGGCTTTGATGAAGAAAAAGGCGCTTACAACACCGAATCCTGGTATTACGAACTGGATGAACAGGGCTACGCGAAAGTCGATGACACCCTGCAACATCCTCGTTGCGTCTGGAACCTGCTGAAACAGCATGT from Shewanella dokdonensis includes:
- a CDS encoding AraC family transcriptional regulator; the protein is MLVSAVLARLLEELAQMAKIQLTKFAPNSSIRVHHLRDRAPIFDWHAHDCFELLMLIGGSGNRYIGDDVSKSSKDELILIPPFMPHTWDSTYNAEHVVIILFSQELLNLNIPEMYSLKHWLNDIHNGVSLTLEKSIHYDCYIEPLIKLKKTSSFERVTTLLSVLNKFFNDTQLYNEVFMYHPHRNVTKLIDFLEGQNEKSLSSCAKALNMSESTLKRWIKNELNTTFTDLYRQVRLKKAQNLLACSQIPIPIIAEQSGFNSIRSFNDAFKISLKMTPIQFRNKYKWRKSNTVTFREVK
- a CDS encoding MarR family transcriptional regulator; its protein translation is MAYFTADKIEQTQFSLGHLLHLVNQYKDRVLTRHLLPLDITAQQFRVMMLLHRDHVESCQVLSQRLSIDGGAITRMLDRLEQKQLLQRVRHDDDRRRIALQLTDSGHALCQQMPEVIAEELNEFTQGLDDQDIAQLEHLLRKILIAGGVLEPQPE
- a CDS encoding efflux RND transporter periplasmic adaptor subunit gives rise to the protein MVEQTTDKQPAAPSSAKPSKRKTYLLGLLLVAAATGIGAYVYHQEYGRFYEDTDDAYVQGNLISIAPKIAGTVTQVFADEGDYVEKGQTLVKLDPSDARIALDSAEASLANVVRQTRGLYNDVDNYQAQVQVQEVNYRQAQADYQRRVKLAKSKLISDEEVIHYHDSLKAAENQLTAVKQALNAKLALTEGVTIANHPAIKSAIAQLQNAYLNLQYTQIKAPESGYIAKRAVQVGQQLTVGNALLVVVPLQQVWIDANFKESQMADMRIGQPVDIVADLYGDDVHFNGHIASLGLGTGSAFALLPEQNATGNWIKIVRRLPVRVVLDDVQQLKQHPLRIGLSTLVTVHLKDENGPLLAQTPVTKPRFSTDIYDDQLQHAHKLVNQILQENGINLDVAVTAESKGN
- a CDS encoding DHA2 family efflux MFS transporter permease subunit encodes the protein MSNYQFRPQSLALATLGLSLATFMQVLDTTIANVALPTIAGNLGVSSDQSTWVITSFAVCNAIALPLTGWVSRTIGETKLFLISVIMFAITSFLCGIAQSMNELILFRALQGFFSGPLFPMSQTLMMAIFPRDKRGLALALIGMVTVVAPIVGPITGGWITDNYSWRWIFYINVPIGIFAALLVFIQLRGRQEDTVRNPIDFGGLSLLVIGVGALQIMLDKGNDLDWFSSNFIVSLGLISLVSLVAFVIWELTSDHPIVNLSLFRDRNFTAGTIALVLGYAAFFAIALILPQWLQINMGYTAIWAGLAVAPMGVIPLLTSPLMGKYAHKFDLRLLVTGSFIVMGASSFMRAGFNLQVDFATVALVQLFMGIGVVLFFMPLTTILMSNLEHHEIADGSGLATFLRVLGAVLLRRSVSGCGIGAKYSIGRSSTKISVC
- a CDS encoding S9 family peptidase; this encodes MNIYKSLLCVAPLLLGLGGCAASGTATDSSAALTLKRIYQDKAFKLQRAPYFRWLDDGSGYTVLEPRDKQADAKPNVAEEEHGVKGSDIVFYQADGSGRKVLVSLEQLTPKGAKEALTIEDYQWSDDGQWLLVFTNGQKVWRSRSRGDFWVLNLKSNTLYQLGGAQPAAKKLMFAKFSPDSKRVAYVQDNNIYLEALGSSKVTQLTHDGSDTLITGHFDWVYEEEFSIKDGFLWSPDSQNIAYWQLDSSGVKLFTMINNTAGLYPTITQFPYPKAGEQNSAVRIGVVNVKDGKTRWAPLPGDNRDRYVPRISWAGTSEAVLIQDVNRPQNTNVLRLFDWQKQQLHTIMTEHDAAFLEWFYPAEWEKDGSHFIWHSERDGWRHLYRVSRDGKSVVDLTPGNYDVVELLTLNEATNSLYFTASPDHPEARYLFKASLDGSGQVTRITPEQFSGNNRYYIAKDGSLAMHTHSRFDVPPSSEIIKVDGHKTIKALTDNAELKAKLAKLDLPQHQFFQVKARDGVVLDGWVMLPPHMDKSKKYPIIFYVYGEPWGSTVQDAWGGDNYLWSSMMAQHGFIMVSVDNRGTRAPKGRDWRKSIYKKIGTVTVRDQVDALDAMAKRWPQIDTARVGVWGHSGGGSSTLNLLFRHGDKFKVGAAFAPVADIRLYDSIYQERYSGNPNTDPASYTQSSPISFAKNLTGKLLLVHGTGDDNVHYQGTEELINELVKYNKQFEFMSYPNRTHALKEGEGTSLHLQTLKTRFFEKYLLQPTH